Genomic DNA from Erythrobacter aureus:
GGAAATTCTGGCTTCCACCGGAATTCAATGCCAGCAATCCGTCCGGACATAGCGGATCGCGATGGGTCTATTTCCTTCTGTCATACGATGCCAACAGGACCACGGTCTACATGCACGACCCCCTGAAGACGGGGGGTGATTTCCTCCCTCGCTACACACACAAATATTTCATCTTGATGAGTTCGAAGAAGCTGTTGGACCTGGATGGTTGGGGCTTTGAAAACCCGGGCCGCGGCCTGGGCATGGGCGCTGTGGAAGCGATCGACGACGTCACTGTTTTCGACGGTGCTCTGGCCAGAGACGAGAGCCTTGTCCGGTCGGTTCTGAACGAGGCGGTGCTTGGGAATGCACCCAGAAAACAGTGATGCAGAATCTCTGCGGCACTCCGGTCCCGAAACTCTAGACCTTCAATAAAGCCCGAAAATCGTTGACGTTGGTCTGGGTCGGGCCGGTTTCGACCGGGCCGCCAAGCTCCGCGAAGAAAGCTGCGCTGTCGTTCCGAGCGAGGAAGCTCCTGATATCGAGCCCCTGGTTTCGAGCGCGGCATATGCTGTCCGGGCCGAAGATGGCACCGGCGACCTGGCTGTTGCCGTCGCAGCCATCCGTGTCGCAGGCGATCGCCCAGAGCGCGTCGTCCGGGGCGGCCGCGCGCATCAGTTCCAGCGCGAATTCGTGATTGGGTCCGCCACGTCCTTGCCCGCGCACTTCGCAGGTCAGTTCGCCGCCCGACAGCAGGACACTGCCCAAAGCCGCCTCGCGCCACATGGCGAGATGCCGCCGGGCCGCCTCGGCCGGACTGCCTTCGATGTCGTCGCCCAGCAGGATCGGTGTGAGGCCCAATCTCCTCGCCTCGCCAGCCGCTGACTCCAGGGCTGTGCGCGGGCTGGCAACGATATGCACCTCATCGTCCTGCCGCGACGGTATCGTCGACGGCCCGGACGGCTGACTGGCAAGAAGTTCGTGCAAAAGGGGGCTCACCGCAACGCGGTATGGCGCCATTTCGTCGAGCAGGGAGCCGGTATCGGCTGGCGGCACGATGGTCGGCCCTGAGGCGATC
This window encodes:
- a CDS encoding glycerate kinase type-2 family protein is translated as MAAWRNAARRRLVTGIAPRSILRHLLDSAVASAQPDRCVSSFLPDLPKGRTVVVGAGKAAAAMARAVENFFPAPVEGVVVTRYGAAVPCDAIQVLEAAHPIADEASIVAAKSMLAAVKGLTRDDLVLALISGGGSALMSLPVEGVGLAEKQALVGQLMRAGAPIDLLNRMRRRLSQIKGGGLRQAIGAARCVTLAISDVVGDDPALIASGPTIVPPADTGSLLDEMAPYRVAVSPLLHELLASQPSGPSTIPSRQDDEVHIVASPRTALESAAGEARRLGLTPILLGDDIEGSPAEAARRHLAMWREAALGSVLLSGGELTCEVRGQGRGGPNHEFALELMRAAAPDDALWAIACDTDGCDGNSQVAGAIFGPDSICRARNQGLDIRSFLARNDSAAFFAELGGPVETGPTQTNVNDFRALLKV